From a region of the Acomys russatus chromosome 4, mAcoRus1.1, whole genome shotgun sequence genome:
- the Bpifb2 gene encoding BPI fold-containing family B member 2: protein MAGACSLGLLQVLLLAVARASLPGTVVRLNKAALDYVSDIGKAPLQRALQVTISDFLDPRGEVLQSTRVQILDVHLLLLHLKFIVDFGVRLSAAANFTVKVFRVPEPMELVLPVALQADVHVTRDSIGTLVLSIPTCSSTFSPASTLDGSNSTSQELLALVQEHIKADLSGKLCLRVSGLVQDLNVHLGTLIGLSPVGPESQIRYSITSEPTITSNYMSVDVRAVLFLLGKPILLPVSDAHSFVLPWPSGDEGAMATVGLSQHLFDCALQMLQKAGSLNLDITGQLNSKNNPLNTSTLGQLVPEVAHQFPEPMPVVLKVRLGATPVITLHTNNSTLKLQPFVEVLAASPNSALQFLFSLDVLVNLNLQLFVSKAKLRGTTSILGGVQLSVATSNVGSIDMDQVHAVISTVFQKPLLDHLNALLRMGIALPSVLNLHYVHSKVSVCEGYVVISSGFTYQH from the exons atggctggGGCATGCAGTCTGGGCCTGCTGCAGGTGCTGCTGCTGGCCGTGGCCAGGGCCTCCTTGCCTGGCACGGTGGTCCGACTCAACAAGGCAGCACTGGATTATG TGTCGGACATCGGGAAAGCCCCTCTCCAGCGGGCCTTGCAGGTTACTATCTCTGATTTCCTGGATCCAAGGGGTGAGGTCCTTCAGTCTACCAG GGTCCAGATTCTGGATGTCCACCTGCTCCTCCTTCACTTGAAGTTCATTGTTGATTTTGGGGTGCGCCTATCAGCGGCAGCCAATTTCACAGTCAAAGTCTTTCG GGTTCCAGAGCCCATGGAGCTGGTGCTCCCTGTGGCCTTGCAGGCTGATGTGCATGTAACCCGGGACTCCATTGGGACCCTTGTGCTCAGCATTCCCACCTGCTCTTCGACGTTCAGCCCAGCCAGCACGCTGGACGGCAGTAACAG CACCTCCCAGGAGCTGCTGGCCCTGGTGCAGGAGCACATCAAAGCTGACCTGAGCGGCAAG CTGTGCTTACGTGTCTCCGGCCTGGTCCAGGACCTCAATGTCCACTTGGGCACTTTGATTG GCCTCAGTCCTGTGGGCCCCGAGTCCCAGATCCGCTACTCCATAACCAGCGAGCCCACCATCACCAGTAACTATATGTCCGTGGATGTCAGA GCTGTTCTCTTCCTGCTTGGCAAgcccatcctcctgcctgtgagTGATGCTCATTCCTTTGTGTTGCCATGGCCTTCGGGTGATGAAGGAGCCATGGCAACCGTGGGGCTCTCCCAGCACCTGTTTGACTGTGCCCTCCAGATGCTACAGAAGGCGGGTTCCCTCAACCTGGACATCACGGGGCAGCTG AATTCAAAGAACAATCCTCTGAACACCTCCACGCTGGGCCAGCTCGTCCCTGAG GTGGCCCACCAGTTCCCCGAGCCCATGCCCGTGGTACTTAAGGTGCGGCTGGGTGCCACACCCGTGATCACACTCCACACCAACAACTCTACCCTGAAGCTGCAGCCCTTCGTGGAGGTCCTCGCTGCATCCCCCAACTCAGCCTTGCAGTTCCTCTTCTCCCTGGATGTG CTCGTGAACCTGAACCTTCAGCTCTTTGTGTCCAAGGCGAAGCTTCGGGGGACCACGTCTATACTGGG GGGCGTCCAGCTCTCTGTGGCCACCTCCAATGTGGGCTCCATTGAT ATGGATCAAGTGCATGCAGTCATAAGCACTGTATTCCAGAAGCCTCTGCTGGATCACCTCAATG CCCTGTTGCGCATGGGGATTGCCCTCCCCAGTGTGCTCAACCTCCACTATGTCCACtccaaggtctcagtctgtgag